Below is a window of uncultured Cohaesibacter sp. DNA.
AAGAGGTCAGGCAGGCCAACACGGCGCTCGCCGTCTTGCAGCTTTGCACGAAAGCACATCTCGATATCGTCTCCCACGTTGCAAAAGAGGCACAGCGCACAGCGCTCAAGATTCTGGGATCTGGAGAAATCGCCCTCGACATTGTGGTCGTTGCGAGGGATGGTACACTGCTGAAGCAGTCCGAGATTCTCACTTATGACCAACTGGAGCCCGCGTCATGACGCAACAGCGACATATCCTCCTTCTGGGCGGAACCGCCGAAGCAAGGGAACTGCTGGAAACCCTGATCAATGTCACCGAGCATGACATTACCTATTCTCTGGCCGGGGTTCTTGGCAGCAAGGCTGAAGAGGTGTTGCGCAGCCGCATGGGCATAGACAGTACGCATTTTCAGTTTCGCATGGGGGGCTTTGGCGGGCCGGAGGGCCTGAAGAAATACATGCAGGATCATGGCATCGATCTTCTCATCGATGCGACCCATCCTTACGCCACCTCTATTTCGCGCAACGCCATCGAGGCGAGCCGCGAGGCGTCCATTCCGCTGGCCCGGTTTGTGCGGCATGAATGGACCGAAACAACCGACGACAGCTGGACCGTGGTCGACACTCTGAGCGATGCGGCTGCGGCATTGCCTTCCGATGTGACCGTATTCCTTTCTGTCGGTCGGCAGTCAATCGCGCCTTTTGCCAGTCGCAAGGATTGCAAATTTGTTATCCGCTCCATCGCCGAGGCCGAAGAGCATATGTTCCACTCAGCCACTTTCATTCAGGGCATGCCGGGGCGCTCGATGGAAGAGGAAATGGCCCTGTTCGAGCAATATGGCGTCGATCTTCTGGTGACGAAAAATTCCGGTTCCGGCAAGGCTTCGCACAAGATCATGGCAGCGCGAGAGCTGCATATTCCCGTCATCATGGTTAAACGTCCCGAAATGCCGGATGGTCCGGAATTCTGCGAAATTGCGCCGATTCTGGACTGGATCGAGGCTGCCCCCGCCGCATCCTAGGCCCGCTTCGGCCCTTCAATAAAGATCAGGAAGTCTCCTTCAATGCCAGCCATCATGTTTCAGGGTACCGGGTCGAATGTGGGCAAGTCCATGTTGGTCGCCGGTTTCTGCCGCTATCTCAAAAGGCAGGGCTACAAGGTCGCCCCCTTCAAGCCGCAGAATATGTCGAACAATGCGGCTGTCACCCCTGAAGGGGGAGAAATCGGCCGGGCACAAGCCTTGCAGGCGCTGGCTTGCGGGCTGGAGCCGAGCGTGCACATGAACCCGGTTCTGCTCAAGCCGCAAAGCAATGTCGGCAGTCAGGTGGTGGTGCAGGGCAAGGTCATCGGTCAGATGCAGGCCCGCGCCTATAGCCAGAGCAAGCATACGCTGCTAGAGGCGGTCATGGAGTCTTACCGCAATCTCAGCGAGCAGGCCGATTTTATCGTGGTAGAAGGCGCGGGCAGCGCCTCCGAGGTCAATCTGCGCAAGGGTGATATCGCCAATATGGGCTTCGCGCAAGCTGCCAATCTGCCGGTCATCCTGATTGGCGATATCGATCGTGGCGGCGTGATCGCCTCTCTGGTCGGCACCAAGCAGTTGCTGCCGCCGTCCGATCTGGCGCTGGTCAAAGGCTATGTCATCAACAAGTTCCGCGGCGATGCCACCCTGTTCAAATCCGGTCTCGACATCATAACCGGGCAAACCGGCTGGCCTGATTTCGGCATATTGCCATGGTTCGACGATGCGGCGCGCCTGCCTGCCGAAGACAGCGAGGATCTGGGGCGCGACAAGCCCATGACAGCTTCCGGCAGGGCCTTGAAAATTGCCGTACCCGTGCTGCCGCGCATTGCCAATTTCGATGATCTTGATGCCCTCAAATCCGAGGATGGTGTCTCGCTCACCATGGTGAAGCGAGGGCAGACCATTCCGCTCGACAGCGATCTGGTCATCCTGCCCGGTTCGAAATCCACCATCGCCGACCTTGAGGCAATGAAGAGCGAGGGCTGGGATGTAGACATCAAGGCCATTGCGCGACGCGGCGGCTTCGTTCTCGGTCTCTGTGGCGGCTATCAGATGCTCGGCAGGAAAATCATGGACCCAGAAGGGGTGGAAACCGAAAAGGGCGCAGTCTGTGAAGGCCTTGGTCTGCTCGATATCGAAACGGTGATGGCGGGAGAAAAGCGCACGATACAGATCACCGGCAGACATCTGGAAAGCGGCTCGCAGATGCATGGCTATGAGATCCATGTGGGTCGTAGCGAAGGGCCGGACCGAGCCCGGCCGATCTTCATGATCGAGGGCAAACAGGAGGGGGCAACCTCACTCGATGGCCGCATCATGGGCAGCTATATCCATGGCCTGTTCAACCATGACCAGTTT
It encodes the following:
- a CDS encoding cobalt-precorrin-6A reductase; translation: MTQQRHILLLGGTAEARELLETLINVTEHDITYSLAGVLGSKAEEVLRSRMGIDSTHFQFRMGGFGGPEGLKKYMQDHGIDLLIDATHPYATSISRNAIEASREASIPLARFVRHEWTETTDDSWTVVDTLSDAAAALPSDVTVFLSVGRQSIAPFASRKDCKFVIRSIAEAEEHMFHSATFIQGMPGRSMEEEMALFEQYGVDLLVTKNSGSGKASHKIMAARELHIPVIMVKRPEMPDGPEFCEIAPILDWIEAAPAAS
- a CDS encoding cobyric acid synthase, whose product is MPAIMFQGTGSNVGKSMLVAGFCRYLKRQGYKVAPFKPQNMSNNAAVTPEGGEIGRAQALQALACGLEPSVHMNPVLLKPQSNVGSQVVVQGKVIGQMQARAYSQSKHTLLEAVMESYRNLSEQADFIVVEGAGSASEVNLRKGDIANMGFAQAANLPVILIGDIDRGGVIASLVGTKQLLPPSDLALVKGYVINKFRGDATLFKSGLDIITGQTGWPDFGILPWFDDAARLPAEDSEDLGRDKPMTASGRALKIAVPVLPRIANFDDLDALKSEDGVSLTMVKRGQTIPLDSDLVILPGSKSTIADLEAMKSEGWDVDIKAIARRGGFVLGLCGGYQMLGRKIMDPEGVETEKGAVCEGLGLLDIETVMAGEKRTIQITGRHLESGSQMHGYEIHVGRSEGPDRARPIFMIEGKQEGATSLDGRIMGSYIHGLFNHDQFRAAFLKSLGHAASGQGYLRGVEQTLDALADHFAHNMDVNGLIKVAEQGL